A single genomic interval of Tursiops truncatus isolate mTurTru1 chromosome 16, mTurTru1.mat.Y, whole genome shotgun sequence harbors:
- the CALHM2 gene encoding calcium homeostasis modulator protein 2, translating into MAALIAENFRFLSLFFKSKDVMIFNGLVALGTVGSQELFSVVAFHCPCSPARNYLYGLTAIGVPALVLFLIGVILNNHTWNLVAECQYRRTKNCSAAPNFLLLSSIVGRAAVAPITWSVISLLRGEAYICALSEFVDPSSLTAGEESFPLAQATEILATFPCREGPARLSGFREEVSRRLKYESQLFGWLLIGVVAILVFLTKCLKHYCSPLSYRQEAYWAQYRANEDQLFQRTAEVHSRVLAANNVRRFFGFVALNEDDEQLVAKFPVEGTQPRPQWNAITGVYLYRENQGLPLYSRLHKWAQGLVGNGAAQDNTEMVLLAS; encoded by the exons ATGGCAGCCCTGATCGCAGAGAACTTCCGCTTCCTATCACTCTTCTTCAAGAGCAAGGATGTGATGATTTTCAACGGGCTGGTGGCACTGGGCACGGTGGGCAGCCAGGAGCTGTTCAGTGTGGTGGCGTTCCACTGCCCTTGCTCACCAGCCCGGAACTACCTGTACGGGCTGACAGCCATCGGTGTGCCCGCCCTGGTGCTCTTCCTCATTGGCGTCATCCTCAACAACCATACCTGGAACCTGGTTGCCGAGTGCCAGTACCGGAGGACCAAGAACTGCTCGGCTGCCCCCAACTTCCTCCTTCTAAGCTCCATCGTGGGCCGCGCAGCCGTGGCCCCCATCACCTGGTCTGTCATCTCTCTGCTGCGCGGTGAGGCCTACATCTGTGCTCTCAGCGAATTTGTGGACCCCTCTTCGCTCACAGCTGGGGAAGAGAGTTTCCCACTGGCCCAGGCCACAGAAATCCTGGCCACGTTCCCGTGTCGGGAGGGCCCTGCCCGCCTGTCAGGTTTCCGGGAGGAGGTCAGCCGCAGGCTCAAGTATGAGTCCCAG CTCTTCGGGTGGCTGCTCATCGGTGTGGTGGCCATCCTGGTGTTCCTGACCAAGTGCCTCAAGCACTACTGCTCACCGCTCAGCTACCGCCAGGAGGCCTACTGGGCGCAGTACCGGGCCAACGAGGACCAGCTCTTCCAGCGCACGGCCGAGGTGCACTCGCGGGTGCTGGCTGCCAACAACGTGCGCCGCTTCTTCGGCTTCGTGGCACTCAACGAGGATGACGAGCAGCTGGTTGCCAAGTTCCCAGTGGAAGGCACACAGCCACGGCCACAGTGGAACGCCATCACCGGCGTCTATCTGTACCGCGAGAACCAGGGCCTTCCACTCTACAGCCGCCTGCACAAGTGGGCCCAGGGTCTGGTGGGCAACGGCGCAGCCCAAGACAACACAGAGATGGTCCTGCTCGCCTCCTAA